The proteins below come from a single Natranaerofaba carboxydovora genomic window:
- the rpoC gene encoding DNA-directed RNA polymerase subunit beta', giving the protein MDVNNFDALKIGLASPEQVRGWSRGEVKKPETINYRTLKPEKEGLFCEKIFGPQKDWECHCGKYKRVRYKGIVCDRCGVEVTQSKVRRERMGHIELAAPVSHIWYFKGIPSRMGLILDLSPRILEKILYFASYIVIDPGETSLAKKQLLTETEYREYRDKYSDLFKQGKGFKAKMGAEAIKDLLGELDLEKMAKDLRDELKTAKGQKKVRAVRRLEVVESFRKSGNNPQCMILDVIPVIPPDLRPMVQLDGGRFATSDLNDLYRRVINRNNRLKRLLDLGAPEIIVRNEKRMLQEAVDALIDNGRRGRAVTGPGNRPLKSLSDMLKGKQGRFRQNLLGKRVDYSGRSVIVVGPELKIHQCGLPKEMALELFKPFVMKRLVEEEKTHNIKSAKRMVEKVRPEVWDVLEEVIKDHPVLLNRAPTLHRLGIQAFEPILVEGRAIQIHPLVCPAYNADFDGDQMAVHVPLSAEAQAEARVLMLSAQNILNPKDGAPVAIPTQDMVLGSYYLTLEEKGAKGEGSYFLSPDEAIMAYQRDDIELHSIVGVRVDNYTKKDFTNLSDQIPENAILLITTVGKILFNEILPKDFPFINDSKDMNVKEDDWLKKGENLKEVISKRDQREALQKNDLGELVAASYRRYGSSETAKILDEMKRLGYKYATEAGITIGVEDIVIPGEKQSIMEEAEQSVETTEKQFKRGLITEQERYGRVIDTWSNAKDEVTDAVMDNLEIFNPVYMMANSGARGNISQITQLAGMRGLMADPTGRIIDLPIKANFREGLTVLEYFISTHGARKGLADTALKTADSGYLTRRLVDVSQDVIVREDDCGTKDGINVEEIKNGNEEIENLHDRIVGRFASEDITGENNEVLVGRNELITEDKAKEIVNIGYKKVPIRSVLTCKTRHGVCVSCYGRDMATGKIANVGESVGIIAAQSIGEPGTQLTMRTFHTGGVAGDDITQGLPRIEELFEARRPKGLAVISEVAGRVSIKEGQTKRKVIVTPSKGEEKTYNIPFGARLKVEDGGEIEAGQELTEGSVNPHDLLKVKGVAGVQLYILQEVQKVYRLQGVDISDKHIEIIIRQMLRKIKIEEPGDTELLPGGLVDFFEFESINEEARQNGLEPAKGRPALLGITKASLATDSFLSAASFQETTRVLTEAAIKGKTDPLIGLKENVIIGKLVPAGTGMSRYRKVKVDPQDYGGSGQEGADIKAEPNSIKNEDGDEIEKEEKITVDTGE; this is encoded by the coding sequence ATGGATGTGAATAATTTTGATGCGCTTAAAATTGGGCTTGCTTCACCCGAGCAGGTCAGGGGTTGGTCAAGAGGAGAAGTTAAAAAGCCCGAAACCATCAATTACCGGACCCTAAAGCCTGAGAAAGAAGGGTTGTTCTGTGAAAAGATTTTCGGGCCTCAAAAAGATTGGGAATGTCATTGTGGTAAGTATAAAAGAGTCCGTTATAAAGGTATTGTATGTGACCGGTGCGGAGTAGAGGTAACTCAATCTAAAGTTAGACGTGAAAGAATGGGGCATATAGAGCTTGCTGCACCTGTGAGTCATATATGGTATTTCAAAGGCATTCCAAGTCGGATGGGACTTATATTAGACCTTTCGCCGAGGATTCTGGAAAAAATATTATACTTCGCCTCTTACATCGTAATTGACCCTGGTGAAACATCCCTGGCCAAAAAACAGCTTTTAACAGAAACTGAATACAGAGAGTACAGAGATAAGTATTCAGATCTTTTTAAGCAGGGAAAAGGTTTTAAAGCAAAGATGGGTGCAGAGGCTATAAAGGACCTGCTTGGGGAGCTAGACCTTGAGAAGATGGCGAAAGACTTACGTGATGAATTAAAAACTGCAAAGGGCCAGAAAAAAGTTAGAGCAGTTAGGCGTTTGGAAGTGGTGGAATCATTTAGGAAATCCGGGAATAATCCTCAATGTATGATTCTAGATGTAATTCCAGTAATACCACCGGATCTTCGTCCAATGGTTCAATTAGATGGGGGAAGATTTGCCACTTCTGACCTAAACGATTTATACAGACGAGTTATAAATAGGAATAACCGCTTAAAACGTTTGTTAGACCTTGGAGCTCCTGAGATAATAGTTAGAAATGAAAAAAGAATGCTACAAGAAGCTGTAGATGCCCTGATTGATAACGGCAGAAGAGGTAGAGCTGTTACGGGGCCTGGTAATAGACCGTTAAAATCACTCAGTGATATGCTAAAAGGAAAGCAGGGACGTTTTCGTCAAAACCTCCTAGGTAAACGTGTTGACTACTCAGGTCGTTCTGTTATTGTTGTTGGCCCAGAGCTAAAAATTCATCAGTGCGGTCTGCCAAAGGAGATGGCCCTTGAACTCTTTAAGCCATTTGTTATGAAGCGTTTGGTAGAAGAGGAAAAAACTCATAATATCAAGAGTGCAAAACGAATGGTGGAAAAAGTAAGGCCTGAGGTATGGGATGTTTTAGAAGAAGTTATAAAAGACCATCCTGTACTTTTAAATAGAGCGCCCACTCTTCACAGACTAGGTATTCAGGCTTTTGAGCCGATACTGGTAGAAGGAAGGGCCATTCAAATACATCCTTTAGTTTGCCCTGCTTATAATGCAGACTTTGATGGTGACCAAATGGCTGTTCACGTACCGTTGTCTGCTGAAGCTCAGGCAGAGGCAAGGGTTTTAATGTTATCAGCACAGAATATACTAAACCCTAAAGACGGAGCACCTGTTGCCATACCCACTCAGGATATGGTGCTTGGTAGCTATTATCTAACCTTAGAAGAAAAAGGTGCCAAAGGCGAAGGTAGTTACTTCTTGTCGCCAGATGAAGCGATAATGGCTTATCAAAGAGATGATATTGAGCTGCATTCAATAGTAGGCGTCAGGGTTGATAATTATACTAAAAAAGACTTTACAAACTTATCTGATCAAATTCCAGAAAATGCAATCCTATTAATAACAACGGTAGGGAAAATTTTATTCAACGAGATTTTGCCTAAAGACTTTCCTTTCATTAATGATTCTAAAGACATGAATGTTAAAGAAGATGACTGGTTGAAGAAAGGTGAAAACTTAAAAGAGGTAATATCTAAGCGTGATCAAAGAGAAGCACTGCAAAAGAATGACTTAGGTGAATTAGTTGCAGCTAGTTATCGTCGCTATGGAAGCTCTGAAACAGCTAAGATATTAGATGAGATGAAGCGGCTTGGTTACAAATACGCAACTGAAGCTGGAATAACCATTGGAGTAGAAGATATAGTTATTCCGGGAGAAAAGCAGTCAATAATGGAAGAAGCTGAACAAAGCGTTGAAACTACAGAAAAGCAGTTCAAGAGGGGTCTAATAACAGAGCAAGAAAGATATGGCAGAGTTATAGATACCTGGAGTAATGCAAAAGACGAAGTGACTGATGCAGTAATGGATAACTTGGAGATATTTAATCCTGTGTATATGATGGCAAATTCGGGAGCAAGAGGTAATATATCACAGATTACACAGCTTGCAGGTATGAGAGGGTTAATGGCAGACCCAACAGGAAGGATAATTGACCTTCCTATCAAGGCAAACTTTAGAGAGGGACTAACAGTTCTTGAATATTTTATTTCAACACACGGTGCAAGAAAGGGATTAGCTGATACTGCTCTAAAGACTGCCGACTCAGGGTATCTAACAAGAAGACTTGTTGATGTGAGTCAGGATGTAATTGTGAGAGAAGATGATTGTGGTACTAAAGATGGCATTAATGTTGAAGAGATCAAGAATGGAAATGAAGAAATAGAAAATCTACACGATAGAATTGTAGGAAGATTTGCATCTGAAGATATTACTGGAGAGAATAATGAAGTATTAGTAGGGCGAAATGAGCTTATTACAGAGGATAAAGCTAAAGAGATAGTAAATATCGGGTACAAAAAAGTGCCTATTCGTTCAGTTCTTACATGTAAAACACGTCACGGTGTATGCGTAAGCTGCTACGGCCGCGACATGGCTACTGGTAAAATAGCTAATGTTGGAGAATCAGTTGGTATTATAGCGGCACAATCAATTGGAGAACCAGGGACGCAGCTTACTATGCGTACTTTCCATACAGGTGGGGTTGCAGGAGATGACATAACTCAAGGTCTGCCGAGGATCGAGGAGTTATTTGAAGCTAGAAGACCAAAAGGGCTTGCAGTTATAAGTGAAGTAGCTGGCCGCGTCTCAATAAAGGAAGGCCAAACAAAACGAAAAGTTATAGTTACGCCTTCAAAAGGTGAAGAAAAAACATATAATATACCTTTTGGTGCTAGACTAAAAGTTGAAGATGGTGGAGAAATTGAAGCAGGTCAAGAGCTAACTGAAGGTTCTGTTAATCCTCATGACTTATTGAAGGTAAAAGGTGTGGCAGGGGTGCAACTTTATATACTTCAGGAAGTGCAGAAAGTTTATAGACTACAGGGTGTGGACATTAGTGACAAACATATAGAGATAATTATCAGACAGATGCTTAGGAAGATAAAAATTGAGGAGCCTGGTGATACAGAACTTCTTCCTGGAGGACTTGTTGACTTTTTTGAATTTGAAAGTATAAATGAAGAAGCGAGACAAAATGGGCTTGAGCCTGCTAAAGGGAGACCAGCTCTACTAGGAATAACAAAAGCTTCCCTTGCGACTGATAGTTTCTTATCAGCCGCATCATTCCAGGAAACTACAAGAGTGTTAACGGAAGCTGCAATCAAAGGAAAAACAGATCCTTTAATAGGCCTGAAGGAAAATGTTATTATAGGAAAACTGGTGCCAGCTGGAACAGGAATGTCAAGATACAGGAAAGTGAAGGTAGACCCGCAAGATTATGGTGGCTCAGGCCAA